The stretch of DNA GATGCTCAAGGGCTCCGAGCTCGAAGAGCTGCGCACCCGCGAGCAGTTCCATTTCGAGACGCGGTTCCGGGTGCTGCCGAAGAATTTCGGCGTATATGCCGACGAACGCGTATTCGATATCGAAGAGATCATCGTCGCGACGGACACGCTGCCGTTCGAAGACTACATCCGTGCCCGCAAACTGCACCTGGCGTTCAGCATCTTCTGGAACGACGGGTGGTTCGCGCCCCTGCTGCAAGTCGTCCAGCGCGAGGGTATCGCCGGCTCGGCCTGGCTGCAGGCGATGCTCGATGCGATGATTGGCGATCGCGGCGTCGTCGGACGATTGCTCGACGAATTCGAGACCGAAACCCGCAATGAGCTGTTCGACACGCGCGACGCCTGCGCCGCGTTCTATGCCCAGGACGACAACTTCGCCCGGCTGCAGCGCGGCGAAATCGGCGACAACCTGATGTACAAGTACCGCGCTCGCGCGTCTTTCTTTGACTGGGTCGACGTTTGTGCGTTGGCCGTGCAGGCCACGGCCCAACTGCTCGCGGATACCGGTGGGCAAGTGCCCGAGGAGCATGCCACCGCGTTTTGGCGCGACGTCGGCAAGTACGTCGAGCTGCGGCATGCTTCGGGTCAGCACCTCGACGAAGTCCTCGCCCCGCAGGCAGCAGATTTCAGCTACGACATCATGGCGTGGCTCGAAACCGGCCGCCCGCGCGATGCCGCCGCGTTTCGCCTGGCGCAGCCGAGGCGCTACGAGTTCGAACTGACGCCTGAGGGCGCGCGGGAACTGAGCGCGGCGTTCCAGGTATGGGAAAGCAAGATGATCGGCCTCTCGAAGCTGGTCACGCGGATCCGGGTCCATTCCCAAGTCCGCCAACCGCGCGCCGTCGAGCCGGCGGCCGCGGCGCTCGAGAATTGACGCGCTTAAGACTCGCCGCCCCGCGTGTCGGCTGGGGCATGCCATCTGGCGATTGGGCCGTGCCAACTAGGCCGTGAAGCGAAAGCGCACCAGCGAACCAAACGTCGAGGCTGCGGCGCGCCAGTTGACGACGTGCGACTTGCCCGCGGCGCGGACCTGGGCGAGCGCATTCACCTCGAGCACTTCGAGGCCGATCCGCCGGGCCTTGATCACCAGCTCGCTGTCGAGGAACCAATCGTGCGACGCGAGCGTCAAGGCCGGCAGCGCAGCGCGGGGCCAGACTTTCGGGTTGGCGTTGATATCGAACGTGCCTAGCCCGCCGAAGAGCACGTTGGCCAGCGCGTTGAAGGCCCAGGTGAAGAACTGTCGCTTCCAGCCGTCGAGCCGAAACCGCCGCCGCACCATCACCAACACGGGGCGCCGCGCGGCCTCGGCCGTAGCAAACACGCGCAACACGTCGGCCGCAGCAATCGGCCCATCCGCGTCGAACAGGCCCACCCAGGCACCGGTCGCGGCTTGGAGTCCCTGCAGGACGCCGTAGCCTTTGCCGCGATTGACGGGTACCTGCACCAGGCGCACGGGCCAGCCGCGGTCGATGAGCTCGGTGATGCGGGCCGCCGTATCGTCGGTCGAACCGTTGTCGACCAGGAGCAGCTCGATCGCGACGCCTTCGCTGTGAAAGACGCGGACCAGCCCCGCGGCCGTCGCTTCGAGGCACGCAGCTTCGTTGTAACAGGGAATCACGAGCGACAGTCGCGGTTCACCGGGCTGCGCGCTCATCGAAAGAATTGCCCAGACGACGGTCAACGACCTGAGAAAACCCCAACCTCTGGCTGGGACAATGGTCGTCTGGGGCGTGCACGCTTGTCAAGCGACGCGGAACCGGGCGCGTTCAGCGCACTTCGATGCGATTGGTCAGCCGGAGTTTGCCAACCACCGTCCGCGCCGCGTGCTGCGCCAGTTGTTTACAGTGAAAACTGGGGCATTCACCGGACAACAACACCTCGTCGCGACACACTTCGACGCGCAAACCGCGCACTCGACCGCCCGTGC from Pirellulales bacterium encodes:
- a CDS encoding BON domain-containing protein produces the protein MVAPQAYHSGHAAPAPYAAARAVAPAQPAVPDVADEDSLSDRVEQAVKSRTGGRVRGLRVEVCRDEVLLSGECPSFHCKQLAQHAARTVVGKLRLTNRIEVR
- a CDS encoding glycosyltransferase family 2 protein, with the translated sequence MSAQPGEPRLSLVIPCYNEAACLEATAAGLVRVFHSEGVAIELLLVDNGSTDDTAARITELIDRGWPVRLVQVPVNRGKGYGVLQGLQAATGAWVGLFDADGPIAAADVLRVFATAEAARRPVLVMVRRRFRLDGWKRQFFTWAFNALANVLFGGLGTFDINANPKVWPRAALPALTLASHDWFLDSELVIKARRIGLEVLEVNALAQVRAAGKSHVVNWRAAASTFGSLVRFRFTA